A genomic segment from Drosophila miranda strain MSH22 chromosome 3, D.miranda_PacBio2.1, whole genome shotgun sequence encodes:
- the LOC108159551 gene encoding kinesin-like protein unc-104 isoform X4, producing MSSVKVAVRVRPFNSREIGRESKCIIEMTGATTAITNPKVPPNTSEAVKRFNFDYSYWSHDPRDSDFSTQTMVYKDIGEEMLQHSFDGYNVCIFAYGQTGAGKSYTMMGRQEEQQEGIIPMICQDLFTRIHDTETDELKYSVEVSYMEIYCERVRDLLNPKNKGNLRVREHPLLGPYVEDLSKLAVTDYQDIHDLIDEGNKARTVAATNMNETSSRSHAVFTIFFTQRRHDTMTDLTTEKVSKISLVDLAGSERADSTGAKGTRLKEGANINKSLTTLGKVISALAEVASKKKHNKKADFIPYRDSALTWLLRENLGGNSKTAMIAAISPADINYDETLSTLRYADRAKQIVCKAVVNEDANAKLIRELKEEIQKLRDLLKAEGIEVQEGPDGKVVCEKRDSNKDELNKSTTGIKSPSKSRNRNGSTTEMAVDQLQASEKLIAELNETWEEKLKRTEEIRLQREAVFAEMGVAVKEDGITVGVFSPKKTPHLVNLNEDPNLSECLLYYIKDGLTRLGTHEANVPQDIQLSGSHILKEHCTFENRNSTVTLLPHKDAIIFVNGRQLVEPEVLKTGSRVILGKNHVFRFTNPEQARELREKITENEAENEVEKADAPQVDWNFAQCELLEKQGIDLKAEMKKRLDNLEEQYKREKMQADQQFEEQRKTYEARIDALQKQVEEQSMTMSMYSSYSPEDFHQEEDVYNNPMYESCWTAREAGLAAWAFRKWRYHQFTSLRDDLWGNAIFLKEANAISVELKKKVQFQFTLLTDTLYSPLPPELASSVAPLQQEDEFGAPPVSKTLVAVEVTDTKNGATHYWSLEKLRQRLELMREMYHNEAEMSPTSPDYNVESLTGGDPFYDRFPWFRMVGRSFIYLSNLLYPVPLVHKVAIVNERGDVRGYLRIAVQPVLDEESIDFNNGVKQSARLVFNEDDAKPKYRALNEKDDVQRYIDNGGHDSKLEELEDVDSGRGIDSNSASDCPENAEEPGEHLQVGKEFTFRVTVLQATGIGAEYADIFCQFNFLHRHEEAFSTEPVKNSASGAPLGFYHVQNITVPVTKSFIEYLKTQPIMFKIFGHYQTHPLHKDAKQDFVSRPPPRRMLPPSIPISQPVRSPKFGPLPCPPSSTVLAKHDVLVWFEICELAPNGEYVPSVVEHSDDLPCRGLFLLHQGIQRRIRITIVHEPTPEVKWKDINELVVGRIRNTPESSDEQDEDACVLSLGLFPGEVLDVPGDDRSFYRFEAAWDSSLHNSALLNRVSQGGETIYITLSAYLELENCARPAIVTKDLSMVIYGRDARTGPRSLKHLFSGQYRNPEANRLSGVYELSLRRASEAGVQRRQRRVLDTSSTYVRGEENLHGWRPRGDSLIFDHQWELEKLTRLEEVGRMRHLLLLRERLGMDTNPNPTTKTEKDVCNLAARAATSPVHMVIPQSPQTPVKDPQQIMPEREYNQREQDLMLKCLKLVQAGRYAKNEANDTQTQSDVSPSDEGCADMTVSCISSNSMEDNKFVIRRRLCSPDRADAPNGWEAPAPATQPALPLRLYVPELEEIRVSPVVARKGLLNVLEHGGSGWKKRWVTVRRPYVFIYRSEKDPVERAVLNLATAQVECSEDQAAMVKIPNTFSVVTKHRGYLLQTLGDKEVHDWLYAINPLLAGQIKSRLARRTLEPASQTASQIQASSAANANSANK from the exons ATGTCGTCGGTTAAGGTGGCGGTGCGAGTGCGCCCCTTCAACTCGCGCGAAATAGGCAGGGAGTCGAAATGCATCATCGAGATGACCGGGGCCACCACGG CCATAACCAATCCGAAGGTGCCGCCCAACACTAGTGAGGCGGTGAAGCGCTTCAACTTTGACTACTCCTATTGGTCCCATGAT CCACGCGATTCGGACTTCTCCACACAAACGATGGTCTACAAGGACATTGGCGAGGAGATGCTGCAGCACTCCTTCGATGGCTACAACGTGTGCATCTTTGCCTACGGCCAGACCGGTGCCGGCAAGTCCTACACCATGATGGGCaggcaggaggagcagcaggagggcATCATTCCCATGATTTGCCAGGATCTCTTCACTCGCATACACGATACCGAAACCGATGAGCTCAAGTATTCA GTTGAGGTCTCTTACATGGAGATCTATTGCGAGCGGGTGCGGGATCTGCTGAATCCCAAGAACAAGGGTAATTTGCGGGTGCGCGAGCATCCATTGCTGGGTCCCTATGTCGAGGACCTGTCCAAGCTGGCAGTCACCGACTACCAGGACATACACGACCTCATCGATGAGGGCAACAAGGCACG AACTGTGGCCGCCACCAACATGAACGAGACGAGCTCTCGCTCCCATGCCGTATTCACCATCTTCTTTACACAGCGTCGCCACGACACGATGACCGACCTGACCACCGAGAAGGTCTCCAAGATCAGCCTGGTGGATCTGGCCGGCTCCGAGCGAGCCGATTCGACTGGTGCGAAGGGCACCCGCTTGAAGGAGGGAGCCAACATCAACAAATCCCTGACCACCCTGGGAAAAGTCATCTCCGCTCTGGCGGAAGTC GCATCCAAGAAGAAACACAACAAGAAGGCCGACTTTATACCCTACCGCGACTCGGCCCTGACTTGGTTGCTGCGCGAGAATCTGGGAGGAAACTCGAAGACGGCCATGATAGCGGCCATCTCACCGGCGGACATAAACTATGACGAAACCTTAAGCACACTGCG GTATGCGGATCGGGCCAAGCAGATCGTGTGCAAGGCTGTGGTCAACGAGGATGCCAATGCGAAGCTTATCCGCGAACTTAAGGAGGAGATACAGAAGCTGCGCGATCTCCTGAAGGCCGAAGGCATCGAAGTGCAGGAAG GACCCGATGGCAAGGTGGTGTGCGAGAAGCGCGATTCGAATA AGGATGAGCTGAACAAGTCGACGACGGGTATCAAGTCGCCCTCGAAGTCTCGTAATCGCAATGGCTCCACCACGGAAATGGCCGTGGATCAGCTGCAGGCCAGCGAGAAGCTCATCGCAG AACTCAATGAAACCTGGGAGGAGAAGCTGAAGCGCACCGAGGAGATACGCCTGCAGCGCGAGGCGGTCTTTGCCGAGATGGGGGTGGCCGTCAAGGAGGATGGCATCACCGTGGGTGTGTTCTCGCCCAAGAAGACGCCGCATCTGGTGAACCTGAACGAGGACCCCAATCTGTCCGAGTGTCTGCTGTACTACATCAAGGATGGGCTAACCCGCCTGGGCACCCACGAGGCCAATGTGCCGCAGGACATCCAGCTGTCGGGGTCGCACATCCTCAAGGAGCACTGCACCTTCGAGAACCGGAACAGCACCGTGACCCTGCTGCCCCACAAGGATGCCATCATCTTTGTGAACGGACGCCAGCTGGTTGAACCGGAGGTGCTGAAGACCGGCTCGCGTGTCATCCTGGGCAAGAATCACGTTTTCCGCTTCACCAATCCGGAGCAGGCTCGCGAGCTGCGCGAAAAGATCACCGAAAACGAGGCCGAGAACGAGGTGGAGAAGGCCGACGCCCCGCAGGTCGACTGGAACTTTGCCCAGTGCGAGCTGCTCGAGAAGCAGGGCATCGACCTGAAGGCCGAGATGAAGAAGCGGCTAGACAATCTCGAGGAGCAGTACAAGCGCGAGAAAATGCAGGCCGACCAGCAGTTTGAGGAGCAGCGCAAGACCTACGAGGCCCGCATCGATGCTCTGCAGAAGCAGGTCGAGGAGCAGTCCATGACCATGTCCATGTACAGCAGCTACTCTCCAGAGGATTTCCACCAAGAGGAGGACGTCTACA ACAATCCCATGTACGAGTCCTGCTGGACAGCCCGCGAGGCTGGACTGGCGGCCTGGGCCTTCCGCAAGTGGCGCTACCATCAGTTTACCTCGCTGCGCGATGACCTCTGGGGCAATGCCATATTCCTCAAGGAGGCCAATGCCATTTCCGTTGAGCTAAAGAAGAAG GTGCAATTCCAGTTCACCCTTTTGACCGACACCCTGTACTCCCCCCTGCCACCCGAGCTGGCCTCGAGTGTGGCACCGCTCCAGCAGGAGGACGAGTTCGGAGCCCCGCCCGTGTCCAAGACCCTGGTGGCCGTAGAAGTCACGGACACCAAAAACGGAGCCACTCACTACTGGTCGCTGGAGAAGCTCCG ACAACGCCTGGAGCTGATGCGCGAGATGTACCACAACGAGGCGGAGATGAGTCCCACCTCGCCGGACTACAACGTGGAGAGTCTCACCGGGGGCGATCCGTTCTACGACCGCTTTCCCTGGTTCCGCATGGTCGGACGCTCGTTCATCTATCTGAGCAACCTGCTGTATCCCGTGCCCCTGGTCCACAAGGTGGCCATTGTCAACGAGCGTGGGGATGTGCGAGGCTACCTGAGGATCGCCGTGCAGCCGGTGCTGGATGAGGAGTCGATCGACTTCAACAATGGGGTCAAGCAGTCGGCCCGCTTGGTCTTCAACGAGGACGATGCCAAGCCCAAGTATCGAGCCCTTAACGAGAAGGACGACGTGCAGCGGTACATCGATAATGGAGGACACGACAGCAAGCTGGAGG AGCTCGAGGATGTGGACTCGGGACGCGGCATTGACTCGAACTCTGCCTCTGACTGCCCCGAGAACGCCGAAGAGCCGGGCGAGCATCTGCAGGTGGGCAAGGAGTTCACCTTCCGCGTGACGGTGCTCCAGGCCACTGGCATTGGTGCCGAGTACGCAGACATCTTCTGCCAGTTCAA CTTCTTGCATCGCCATGAGGAAGCTTTTTCCACCGAGCCGGTCAAGAACTCGGCATCGGGCGCCCCTCTGGGCTTCTACCATGTTCAGAAT ATAACTGTGCCTGTGACCAAGTCGTTCATCGAGTACTTGAAGACCCAACCGATCATGTTCAAGATCTTTGGCCACTACCAGACGCATCCCCTGCACAAGGATGCCAAGCAGGACTTCGTGTCGCGGCCACCGCCTAGGCGAATGCTGCCCCCGAGCATACCCATCAGTCAGCCGGTGCGCAGCCCCAAGTTTGGACCCCTGCCCTGTCCGCCCTCATCCACGGTGCTGGCCAAGCACGATGTGCTGGTGTGGTTCGAGATTTGCGAGCTGGCACCCAACGGAGAGTATGTGCCTTCG GTCGTGGAGCACAGCGATGATCTTCCTTGCCGCGGGCTGTTCCTGCTGCATCAAGGCATCCAGCGACGCATTCGCATCACCATTGTGCACGAGCCCACACCTGAGGTCAAGTGGAAGGACATCAACGAGCTGGTGGTAGGACGCATACGCAACACTCCGGAGTCCTCGGACGAACAGGATGAGGATGCGTGCGTGCTGTCGCTGGGTCTGTTCCCCGGCGAAGTGCTGGACGTGCCCGGTGACGATCGCTCCTTTTACCGCTTCGAGGCCGCCTGGGACTCAAGTCTCCACAACTCGGCGCTGCTCAATCGCGTCTCACAGGGCGGCGAGACCATCTACATCACACTGAGCGCTTACTTGGAG CTGGAGAACTGCGCCCGCCCGGCCATCGTCACGAAGGATCTGAGCATGGTAATCTATGGGCGCGACGCTCGCACCGGTCCCCGCTCCTTGAAGCACCTGTTCTCGGGCCAGTACCGTAATCCGGAGGCCAACCGACTATCCGGCGTCTACGAGCTGTCGCTGCGTAGAGCATCCGAAGCAG GTGTGCAGCGTCGTCAGCGTCGCGTGCTGGACACCAGCTCCACATATGTGCGTGGGGAGGAGAATCTGCACGGCTGGCGGCCACGCGGCGATTCGCTCATCTTTGACCATCAGTGGGAGCTGGAGAAGCTGACGCGCCTCGAGGAGGTGGGACGAATGCGGCACCTGCTTCTGTTGCGCGAGCGCCTGGGCATGGACACCAACCCGAATCCGACCACCAAAACGGAGAAGGATGTCTGCAATCTGGCTGCCCGTGCGGCTACCTCCCCCGTGCACATGGTCATTCCTCAATCGCCACAGACGCCGGTCAAAGATCCGCAGCAAATCATGCCAGAGCGCGAGTACAACCAACGGGAGCAGGATCTCATGCTCAAGTGCTTGAAGCTGGTGCAAG CTGGACGCTATGCCAAGAACGAGGCTAATGACACGCAGACCCAATCGGATGTCTCGCCCAGCGATGAGGGCTGCGCCGACATGACCGTCAGCTGCATCTCCAGCAACTCCATGGA AGACAACAAATTTGTAATTCGACGCAG GCTATGCTCGCCGGATCGGGCCGATGCTCCGAATGGCTGGGAGGCCCCTGCCCCGGCCACACAACCGGCTCTCCCGCTGCGGCTGTACGTGCCGGAGCTGGAGGAGATTCGCGTCAGCCCTGTGGTGGCCCGCAAGGGCTTGCTGAATGTCCTGGAACATGGCGGCTCGGGCTGGAAGAAACGCTGGGTG ACTGTGCGTCGTCCTTATGTGTTTATCTATCGCTCGGAGAAGGACCCCGTTGAGCGGGCTGTCCTCAACCTGGCCACGGCCCAGGTGGAGTGCAGCGAGGATCAGGCAGCCATGGTCAAGATACCCAACACATTCAG TGTGGTGACCAAGCATCGGGGTTATCTGCTGCAGACACTCGGCGACAAGGAAGTGCACGACTGGCTCTATGCCATCAATCCTCTTCTGGCTGGTCAGATCAA ATCCCGCCTGGCGCGTCGCACCTTGGAGCCGGCCAGCCAGACGGCTTCCCAGATCCAGGCCAGCAGTGCCGCGAACGCGAACAGTGCGAACAAATGA
- the LOC108159551 gene encoding kinesin-like protein unc-104 isoform X2 produces the protein MSSVKVAVRVRPFNSREIGRESKCIIEMTGATTAITNPKVPPNTSEAVKRFNFDYSYWSHDPRDSDFSTQTMVYKDIGEEMLQHSFDGYNVCIFAYGQTGAGKSYTMMGRQEEQQEGIIPMICQDLFTRIHDTETDELKYSVEVSYMEIYCERVRDLLNPKNKGNLRVREHPLLGPYVEDLSKLAVTDYQDIHDLIDEGNKARTVAATNMNETSSRSHAVFTIFFTQRRHDTMTDLTTEKVSKISLVDLAGSERADSTGAKGTRLKEGANINKSLTTLGKVISALAEVASKKKHNKKADFIPYRDSALTWLLRENLGGNSKTAMIAAISPADINYDETLSTLRYADRAKQIVCKAVVNEDANAKLIRELKEEIQKLRDLLKAEGIEVQEEDELNKSTTGIKSPSKSRNRNGSTTEMAVDQLQASEKLIAELNETWEEKLKRTEEIRLQREAVFAEMGVAVKEDGITVGVFSPKKTPHLVNLNEDPNLSECLLYYIKDGLTRLGTHEANVPQDIQLSGSHILKEHCTFENRNSTVTLLPHKDAIIFVNGRQLVEPEVLKTGSRVILGKNHVFRFTNPEQARELREKITENEAENEVEKADAPQVDWNFAQCELLEKQGIDLKAEMKKRLDNLEEQYKREKMQADQQFEEQRKTYEARIDALQKQVEEQSMTMSMYSSYSPEDFHQEEDVYNNPMYESCWTAREAGLAAWAFRKWRYHQFTSLRDDLWGNAIFLKEANAISVELKKKVQFQFTLLTDTLYSPLPPELASSVAPLQQEDEFGAPPVSKTLVAVEVTDTKNGATHYWSLEKLRYRLELMRQIYNVESPPSSMLFDTSRIEAYSGPQPDGHCQGHGQTQLLLQVEPNPQPLEAVKRASERASPARLTLANLIPSRQRLELMREMYHNEAEMSPTSPDYNVESLTGGDPFYDRFPWFRMVGRSFIYLSNLLYPVPLVHKVAIVNERGDVRGYLRIAVQPVLDEESIDFNNGVKQSARLVFNEDDAKPKYRALNEKDDVQRYIDNGGHDSKLEELEDVDSGRGIDSNSASDCPENAEEPGEHLQVGKEFTFRVTVLQATGIGAEYADIFCQFNFLHRHEEAFSTEPVKNSASGAPLGFYHVQNITVPVTKSFIEYLKTQPIMFKIFGHYQTHPLHKDAKQDFVSRPPPRRMLPPSIPISQPVRSPKFGPLPCPPSSTVLAKHDVLVWFEICELAPNGEYVPSVVEHSDDLPCRGLFLLHQGIQRRIRITIVHEPTPEVKWKDINELVVGRIRNTPESSDEQDEDACVLSLGLFPGEVLDVPGDDRSFYRFEAAWDSSLHNSALLNRVSQGGETIYITLSAYLELENCARPAIVTKDLSMVIYGRDARTGPRSLKHLFSGQYRNPEANRLSGVYELSLRRASEAGSPGVQRRQRRVLDTSSTYVRGEENLHGWRPRGDSLIFDHQWELEKLTRLEEVGRMRHLLLLRERLGMDTNPNPTTKTEKDVCNLAARAATSPVHMVIPQSPQTPVKDPQQIMPEREYNQREQDLMLKCLKLVQAGRYAKNEANDTQTQSDVSPSDEGCADMTVSCISSNSMEDNKFVIRRRLCSPDRADAPNGWEAPAPATQPALPLRLYVPELEEIRVSPVVARKGLLNVLEHGGSGWKKRWVTVRRPYVFIYRSEKDPVERAVLNLATAQVECSEDQAAMVKIPNTFSVVTKHRGYLLQTLGDKEVHDWLYAINPLLAGQIKSRLARRTLEPASQTASQIQASSAANANSANK, from the exons ATGTCGTCGGTTAAGGTGGCGGTGCGAGTGCGCCCCTTCAACTCGCGCGAAATAGGCAGGGAGTCGAAATGCATCATCGAGATGACCGGGGCCACCACGG CCATAACCAATCCGAAGGTGCCGCCCAACACTAGTGAGGCGGTGAAGCGCTTCAACTTTGACTACTCCTATTGGTCCCATGAT CCACGCGATTCGGACTTCTCCACACAAACGATGGTCTACAAGGACATTGGCGAGGAGATGCTGCAGCACTCCTTCGATGGCTACAACGTGTGCATCTTTGCCTACGGCCAGACCGGTGCCGGCAAGTCCTACACCATGATGGGCaggcaggaggagcagcaggagggcATCATTCCCATGATTTGCCAGGATCTCTTCACTCGCATACACGATACCGAAACCGATGAGCTCAAGTATTCA GTTGAGGTCTCTTACATGGAGATCTATTGCGAGCGGGTGCGGGATCTGCTGAATCCCAAGAACAAGGGTAATTTGCGGGTGCGCGAGCATCCATTGCTGGGTCCCTATGTCGAGGACCTGTCCAAGCTGGCAGTCACCGACTACCAGGACATACACGACCTCATCGATGAGGGCAACAAGGCACG AACTGTGGCCGCCACCAACATGAACGAGACGAGCTCTCGCTCCCATGCCGTATTCACCATCTTCTTTACACAGCGTCGCCACGACACGATGACCGACCTGACCACCGAGAAGGTCTCCAAGATCAGCCTGGTGGATCTGGCCGGCTCCGAGCGAGCCGATTCGACTGGTGCGAAGGGCACCCGCTTGAAGGAGGGAGCCAACATCAACAAATCCCTGACCACCCTGGGAAAAGTCATCTCCGCTCTGGCGGAAGTC GCATCCAAGAAGAAACACAACAAGAAGGCCGACTTTATACCCTACCGCGACTCGGCCCTGACTTGGTTGCTGCGCGAGAATCTGGGAGGAAACTCGAAGACGGCCATGATAGCGGCCATCTCACCGGCGGACATAAACTATGACGAAACCTTAAGCACACTGCG GTATGCGGATCGGGCCAAGCAGATCGTGTGCAAGGCTGTGGTCAACGAGGATGCCAATGCGAAGCTTATCCGCGAACTTAAGGAGGAGATACAGAAGCTGCGCGATCTCCTGAAGGCCGAAGGCATCGAAGTGCAGGAAG AGGATGAGCTGAACAAGTCGACGACGGGTATCAAGTCGCCCTCGAAGTCTCGTAATCGCAATGGCTCCACCACGGAAATGGCCGTGGATCAGCTGCAGGCCAGCGAGAAGCTCATCGCAG AACTCAATGAAACCTGGGAGGAGAAGCTGAAGCGCACCGAGGAGATACGCCTGCAGCGCGAGGCGGTCTTTGCCGAGATGGGGGTGGCCGTCAAGGAGGATGGCATCACCGTGGGTGTGTTCTCGCCCAAGAAGACGCCGCATCTGGTGAACCTGAACGAGGACCCCAATCTGTCCGAGTGTCTGCTGTACTACATCAAGGATGGGCTAACCCGCCTGGGCACCCACGAGGCCAATGTGCCGCAGGACATCCAGCTGTCGGGGTCGCACATCCTCAAGGAGCACTGCACCTTCGAGAACCGGAACAGCACCGTGACCCTGCTGCCCCACAAGGATGCCATCATCTTTGTGAACGGACGCCAGCTGGTTGAACCGGAGGTGCTGAAGACCGGCTCGCGTGTCATCCTGGGCAAGAATCACGTTTTCCGCTTCACCAATCCGGAGCAGGCTCGCGAGCTGCGCGAAAAGATCACCGAAAACGAGGCCGAGAACGAGGTGGAGAAGGCCGACGCCCCGCAGGTCGACTGGAACTTTGCCCAGTGCGAGCTGCTCGAGAAGCAGGGCATCGACCTGAAGGCCGAGATGAAGAAGCGGCTAGACAATCTCGAGGAGCAGTACAAGCGCGAGAAAATGCAGGCCGACCAGCAGTTTGAGGAGCAGCGCAAGACCTACGAGGCCCGCATCGATGCTCTGCAGAAGCAGGTCGAGGAGCAGTCCATGACCATGTCCATGTACAGCAGCTACTCTCCAGAGGATTTCCACCAAGAGGAGGACGTCTACA ACAATCCCATGTACGAGTCCTGCTGGACAGCCCGCGAGGCTGGACTGGCGGCCTGGGCCTTCCGCAAGTGGCGCTACCATCAGTTTACCTCGCTGCGCGATGACCTCTGGGGCAATGCCATATTCCTCAAGGAGGCCAATGCCATTTCCGTTGAGCTAAAGAAGAAG GTGCAATTCCAGTTCACCCTTTTGACCGACACCCTGTACTCCCCCCTGCCACCCGAGCTGGCCTCGAGTGTGGCACCGCTCCAGCAGGAGGACGAGTTCGGAGCCCCGCCCGTGTCCAAGACCCTGGTGGCCGTAGAAGTCACGGACACCAAAAACGGAGCCACTCACTACTGGTCGCTGGAGAAGCTCCG ATATCGCCTCGAACTGATGCGACAGATATACAATGTCGAGAGCCCGCCATCATCCATGCTATTCGATACGTCCCGAATCGAGGCCTATAGCGGACCACAACCAGACGGCCACTGCCAAGGCCACGGCCAGactcagctgctgctgcaagtGGAGCCCAATCCACAGCCCCTCGAAGCCGTGAAAAGAGCCAGCGAAAGAGCCTCACCAGCACGTCTGACATTGGCCAATCTGATACCTTCTAG ACAACGCCTGGAGCTGATGCGCGAGATGTACCACAACGAGGCGGAGATGAGTCCCACCTCGCCGGACTACAACGTGGAGAGTCTCACCGGGGGCGATCCGTTCTACGACCGCTTTCCCTGGTTCCGCATGGTCGGACGCTCGTTCATCTATCTGAGCAACCTGCTGTATCCCGTGCCCCTGGTCCACAAGGTGGCCATTGTCAACGAGCGTGGGGATGTGCGAGGCTACCTGAGGATCGCCGTGCAGCCGGTGCTGGATGAGGAGTCGATCGACTTCAACAATGGGGTCAAGCAGTCGGCCCGCTTGGTCTTCAACGAGGACGATGCCAAGCCCAAGTATCGAGCCCTTAACGAGAAGGACGACGTGCAGCGGTACATCGATAATGGAGGACACGACAGCAAGCTGGAGG AGCTCGAGGATGTGGACTCGGGACGCGGCATTGACTCGAACTCTGCCTCTGACTGCCCCGAGAACGCCGAAGAGCCGGGCGAGCATCTGCAGGTGGGCAAGGAGTTCACCTTCCGCGTGACGGTGCTCCAGGCCACTGGCATTGGTGCCGAGTACGCAGACATCTTCTGCCAGTTCAA CTTCTTGCATCGCCATGAGGAAGCTTTTTCCACCGAGCCGGTCAAGAACTCGGCATCGGGCGCCCCTCTGGGCTTCTACCATGTTCAGAAT ATAACTGTGCCTGTGACCAAGTCGTTCATCGAGTACTTGAAGACCCAACCGATCATGTTCAAGATCTTTGGCCACTACCAGACGCATCCCCTGCACAAGGATGCCAAGCAGGACTTCGTGTCGCGGCCACCGCCTAGGCGAATGCTGCCCCCGAGCATACCCATCAGTCAGCCGGTGCGCAGCCCCAAGTTTGGACCCCTGCCCTGTCCGCCCTCATCCACGGTGCTGGCCAAGCACGATGTGCTGGTGTGGTTCGAGATTTGCGAGCTGGCACCCAACGGAGAGTATGTGCCTTCG GTCGTGGAGCACAGCGATGATCTTCCTTGCCGCGGGCTGTTCCTGCTGCATCAAGGCATCCAGCGACGCATTCGCATCACCATTGTGCACGAGCCCACACCTGAGGTCAAGTGGAAGGACATCAACGAGCTGGTGGTAGGACGCATACGCAACACTCCGGAGTCCTCGGACGAACAGGATGAGGATGCGTGCGTGCTGTCGCTGGGTCTGTTCCCCGGCGAAGTGCTGGACGTGCCCGGTGACGATCGCTCCTTTTACCGCTTCGAGGCCGCCTGGGACTCAAGTCTCCACAACTCGGCGCTGCTCAATCGCGTCTCACAGGGCGGCGAGACCATCTACATCACACTGAGCGCTTACTTGGAG CTGGAGAACTGCGCCCGCCCGGCCATCGTCACGAAGGATCTGAGCATGGTAATCTATGGGCGCGACGCTCGCACCGGTCCCCGCTCCTTGAAGCACCTGTTCTCGGGCCAGTACCGTAATCCGGAGGCCAACCGACTATCCGGCGTCTACGAGCTGTCGCTGCGTAGAGCATCCGAAGCAGGTAGTCCAG GTGTGCAGCGTCGTCAGCGTCGCGTGCTGGACACCAGCTCCACATATGTGCGTGGGGAGGAGAATCTGCACGGCTGGCGGCCACGCGGCGATTCGCTCATCTTTGACCATCAGTGGGAGCTGGAGAAGCTGACGCGCCTCGAGGAGGTGGGACGAATGCGGCACCTGCTTCTGTTGCGCGAGCGCCTGGGCATGGACACCAACCCGAATCCGACCACCAAAACGGAGAAGGATGTCTGCAATCTGGCTGCCCGTGCGGCTACCTCCCCCGTGCACATGGTCATTCCTCAATCGCCACAGACGCCGGTCAAAGATCCGCAGCAAATCATGCCAGAGCGCGAGTACAACCAACGGGAGCAGGATCTCATGCTCAAGTGCTTGAAGCTGGTGCAAG CTGGACGCTATGCCAAGAACGAGGCTAATGACACGCAGACCCAATCGGATGTCTCGCCCAGCGATGAGGGCTGCGCCGACATGACCGTCAGCTGCATCTCCAGCAACTCCATGGA AGACAACAAATTTGTAATTCGACGCAG GCTATGCTCGCCGGATCGGGCCGATGCTCCGAATGGCTGGGAGGCCCCTGCCCCGGCCACACAACCGGCTCTCCCGCTGCGGCTGTACGTGCCGGAGCTGGAGGAGATTCGCGTCAGCCCTGTGGTGGCCCGCAAGGGCTTGCTGAATGTCCTGGAACATGGCGGCTCGGGCTGGAAGAAACGCTGGGTG ACTGTGCGTCGTCCTTATGTGTTTATCTATCGCTCGGAGAAGGACCCCGTTGAGCGGGCTGTCCTCAACCTGGCCACGGCCCAGGTGGAGTGCAGCGAGGATCAGGCAGCCATGGTCAAGATACCCAACACATTCAG TGTGGTGACCAAGCATCGGGGTTATCTGCTGCAGACACTCGGCGACAAGGAAGTGCACGACTGGCTCTATGCCATCAATCCTCTTCTGGCTGGTCAGATCAA ATCCCGCCTGGCGCGTCGCACCTTGGAGCCGGCCAGCCAGACGGCTTCCCAGATCCAGGCCAGCAGTGCCGCGAACGCGAACAGTGCGAACAAATGA